GCGGCGACCACGGGGTGGTTGGAGAGGTTGGTTTCCGCGCGGATCACCCCGCCCCGGGTTTCGGCGGCCAGGACCCGGGTGGCCTCGGCGAGGATCTCCGCAGCGAAGCCGCGGCCCCGGAACTCGGGCAGTACCCCGAGGTAGCCCACCACCGGGACGACGGAGTTGTGCGAGGGTATGGCGAAGCCGACCACCTGCCCCGCCGTCGTCCGGGCTATCCGCCACCAGGAGCGCCGGCCGCGCGTTCCGTGCCGGTAGAACGCGATCTCGTCCCGGGCGTGTTCCTCTGCGCCGATGCGCAGCGCCTTCCGGGTGGACGTGGTGTCCAGGCTCTTCGACAGGCACCGGCGGAAAAGGTCCACGAAGATCTCGTCGTCGGGTTCCGGGGTGAAGGACAGCCGGTTGGACAGGGAGGGAACGGGACGGTCCGCCGCCCGTTCGAAGCGGAGCTGTTCGGCGGTGAGGCGCAGACCGGCCCCCTCGGCCGCTCTGCGGCGCCACGCGACGGAAGCGGCGGTCTCGGGGCGGTCGCGCCAACCCGACGGCAGCAGGAGGTGGTAGTCGGGTGCCGGGACCAGCCCGTCGACGGCGAACACCCGGTGGGCGGCGACGAGCAGCGCGGCGGCGACCGCGCTGCGCGGATCCGTGGTCGGCCGGGGCGCCGAGGACGTGCGCCGGCGTAGGTCGGCGAAGGCCCACATCGGATCGGACCGGGCGAACAGGGCGTCCAAGTTGCTCGGGTGGGCGTCGGCGGGGCTGCCCCACCAGATGGCGACGGCCAGTGGGGCCCGGCCGGGGCAGGGCTCGGCCACCCAGATCCAGCGGTGGCGGTACTCGCCGTCGGCCAGGCGCGCGCGGACCGTGTCCGCCGAGACCGCGGTGGACGGATCGGGCCGTACCTGGGCCAGTACGGCGTTGAGTTCCTGCGGGACGATCGGACGGAAGATCACAGTGCCTCCGGAGAAGGAAGAAGGAGGCGCGGAACCCGATCGTGGCGATCCGTCGTAGTTACTGCGCGGGGACGGACCTGCCGGAAAGGACGACGACCGGGAGCGCCGTGGGGCGGCTGTGGATTATCGGAACCATCACGGAACTCCTCTCGGGACGGGGCGCTACCTGGCCTCGGAACCTGGCGGGACAGCCCGACGGGACGACGGCGAGACCTGATGCGCTGTCAGTGGTGGCCAAGAGTAGGAGGGCCGGCGGATCGCCTGCAAATTATTATTCGAGGCCGGGATTCCATGGCCGTCCGGCACGGGTCGGCGGCGGGATGATTCACCGCTGCACCGACTGGTAAAGCAGATGCCCGGGCGGCCGACGGTGGAATAACGGCGGCCGCCCGGGCGACTCTCCGGGATCCGGAGGTGGTTACGCAGAATTACCCGTAAGAGTGAATGCGGGGATTTTTCCCCGGAGAGGGGATTGAGTGGAATCGAGCGGCGGTAACTGAATGGACGGCGGCGAGGGGTGTGAGGAGGTGCCGGTCCGACAGTGGTTCAGATCCGACCGATCAGGGCGAACCCGGCATCGGTGACGGCCGAGCGGATCTGCTCGTCCTGGAGCGGTTCGGCGGATTCGACGGTCACCTGACCGGACTTCGCGTCGGCGGTGACGTTGGTGACGCCGTTCAGTGCGGTCAGTCCGGCGGTAACGGTCCGCTCGCAGTGGCCGCAGCTCATTCCCTCGACGGTGAAGACGGCGGTGGTGGTGGACATGGATGGCCTCCGTTGGGCGGTCAGGATTCGGGGCGGCCCCGCAGGGCGGAAGGACGCCGTACAGCACAACGCACCCGGTCGGGGCT
The window above is part of the Kitasatospora sp. NA04385 genome. Proteins encoded here:
- a CDS encoding GNAT family N-acetyltransferase → MIFRPIVPQELNAVLAQVRPDPSTAVSADTVRARLADGEYRHRWIWVAEPCPGRAPLAVAIWWGSPADAHPSNLDALFARSDPMWAFADLRRRTSSAPRPTTDPRSAVAAALLVAAHRVFAVDGLVPAPDYHLLLPSGWRDRPETAASVAWRRRAAEGAGLRLTAEQLRFERAADRPVPSLSNRLSFTPEPDDEIFVDLFRRCLSKSLDTTSTRKALRIGAEEHARDEIAFYRHGTRGRRSWWRIARTTAGQVVGFAIPSHNSVVPVVGYLGVLPEFRGRGFAAEILAEATRVLAAETRGGVIRAETNLSNHPVVAALELVGYRDRTRRLVFSAT
- a CDS encoding heavy-metal-associated domain-containing protein; amino-acid sequence: MSTTTAVFTVEGMSCGHCERTVTAGLTALNGVTNVTADAKSGQVTVESAEPLQDEQIRSAVTDAGFALIGRI